In the Dolichospermum flos-aquae CCAP 1403/13F genome, GCCACCAAGATGTCCCTCAATATACGCGATCTCACACTTATCGGTTACTTGAAAATACAGCAGAACGTATTCAAGTTTTACAGGGGCTTAAACAAATTGGGGCTTATATTGGCAGTTCAAGAAGTTAGGCGATGGCTCGAAGAATATCATCAGGTATTAAGACGCTAACAATCAAGTTTACAGGTGTAATTTATATACTTTTAGCATTTCTTCCTGTATAAGTTAATTTTGACACAGCACCTATAAAAAAATGGCAAATTAGAAAAATTAAGCTAATTTTAAATTATTTATTTCCCCAACCTTTAACAACTGTGAGTCTTGTACTATTAAATTCCAGGGATATTTTACAAACTATAGTCGTCAAATATGTACTAGATAAGTTAAAGATGGAAATAACTGACAATTGACTCTCAAAGGTTACTTCTAGCATTCTCAAAAAGATCACTGTACCTGAAGTTGAGAAAGATTTACCCCTGTTGGGCAGTTTGTGTAAGTATACAATCACTGCTGAGGCGTGATATTTCATCTTGACATTTCGCAAAAATTAATCCAACTTAACTATTTAGCTGCATAGCTATTATTCTTTTTAAATTTCCATGTCAACTCTTGTTATCGTCGAATCTCCCACAAAAGCTCGTACCATTCGCAACTACCTACCAAAAGACTATGTGGTAGAAGCTTCAATGGGTCATGTCCGTGACCTTCCCCAGTCGGCCAGTGAAATTCCCGCAGCCGTCAAAGGGGAAAAATGGGCGCAGCTTGGGGTCAATGTAGAAGCCGACTTTGAACCGATTTATGTCGTTCCCAAAGACAAAAAGAAAATTGTCACTCAGCTTAAAGAAGCCCTCAAAGGTGTAACTGAACTGATTTTAGCCACAGACGAAGACCGGGAAGGGGAAAGTATTAGTTGGCATTTATACCAATTGCTCAAGCCGAAAGTGCCAACAAAGCGCATGGTCTTTCATGAAATTACCAAGGAAGCCATTCAAAAAGCTTTGAAAGACTGCCGTAATATTGATGAGCAGGTAGTTCGCGCCCAAGAAACCAGAAGAATTTTAGACCGATTAGTAGGATATACCCTATCGCCGCTGCTGTGGAAAAAAATTGCCTGGGGGTTATCCGCTGGGCGAGTGCAATCTGTAGCAGTACGTCTATTAGTAATTAAAGAACGCCAGCGTCGGGATTTCCATGAAGGCACATACTGGGATTTAAAAGCCAGTCTAGAACAGGAAAAAAGTCCCTTTAGCGCGGTTTTAGTGACTCTTGGCGGTACGAAAGTTGCCACAGGCAGCGATTTTGACTCAACCACTGGCAGAATTACCGCCGGGCGTAATGTTGTATTACTCAACGAGGAAGAAGCCGAAGCCCTAAAAGCCCGCCTAGAAGGGAAAACTTGGACAGTGGCGGATATGGAAGAACGTCCTGTCACCCGCAAACCAGCGCCACCGTTCACTACTTCCACACTGCAACAAGAATCTAACCGCAAGTTGCGCTTATCGGCACGGGATACGATGCGAGTGGCTCAAAATTTGTATGAGCAGGGGTATATTACCTACATGCGGACAGATTCGGTACATTTGTCCGACCAAGCGATTACTGCTGCCCGTGCTTGTGTGGAGCAAAAATATGGAAAACAATACCTTAGTCCCCAACCTAGACAATACACGACCAAATCTAAAGGCGCACAAGAAGCTCACGAAGCCATTCGTCCCGCTGGTAGTAGTTTCCGCACACCCCAAGACACAGGTTTAGCTGGACGAGAATTTGCTGTTTATGATTTGATTTGGAAGCGCACCGTCGCCTCACAAATGGCTGATTCTCGCCAAACTCAAGTTACTGTGCAAATCCAAGTTGAAGACGCTGGTTTTCGTTCCTCTGGTAAGCGCATAGATTTTCCTGGCTACCTCCGCGCCTATGTCGAAGGTTCGGATGATCCTGAAGCCGCTTTAGAAGACCAAGAAGTAATTCTACCTGCGCTGAAAGTTGGTGATCATCCCAAATGCAATGAACTGGAAGCGGTAGGTCATGAAACCCAACCTCCCGCCCGTTACACCGAAGCAACTTTGGTAAAAACCTTAGAAAGTGAAGGTATTGGTCGTCCTAGTACCTACGCCAGTATTATTGGCACAATCATTGATAAAGATTATGCCCAATTGGTGAATAATGCCCTAATTCCCACTTTCACGGCTTTCGCTGTGACTGATTTACTGGAAAAACATTTTCCAGATATTGTTGACCCTAGTTTTACTTCTAAAATGGAGCAAACCTTGGATGAAATTTCCACGGGTGAAGCTCAATGGCTACCCTACTTAAAGAAATTTTATCTTGGTGAACAAGGTTTAGAAACTTTGGTGAAGGAACGGGAAACCGAAATTGATGCCAGTAAAGCTAGAACTGTAGAATTAGAAAATCTAGATGCTAAAGTCCGCATTGGTAAATATGGTCCTTATATCGAAGTTACCAATGGTGAGGAAGTAATTACCGCTTCTATCCCCAAAAACCTCACCCCGGCTGACCTGAACCCCAAACAGGTGGAAATCCTCCTCAAACAAAAAATTTCCGGACCTGACCAACTCGGTCGTCACCCGGAAACTGGAGAACCAATTTATATCAAACTTGGTACTTATGGTCCTTATGTTCAATTAGGCGATAAAACTGAGGAAAATCCTAAGCCTAAACAAGCTTCTTTACTCAAAGGTGTGACACCAGAAACCGTCACTTTAGATATGGCTGTGGGTTTATTATCTCTCCCCCGTGCTTTGGGAACTCACCCCGAAACTGGTGGCAAAGTCCAAGCTAGTTTAGGAAGATTTGGCCCCTATGTTGTCCATGACCAAGGGAAGGAGGGGAAAGATTACCGTTCTCTAAAATCTACGGATGATGTCTTGACAATTTCCTTGAATCGTGCTTTAGAATTATTGGCAGAACCGAAAAAAGGACGGGCTGCTGCTAAGAGTAAGTCTAAAGAAGCTTTACGCGAGTTGGGTACGCATCCAGAAGATGAGTCACCAGTCAATATCTATGATGGTCCCTATGGTCCTTACATTAAACATGGGAAAACTAATGCCAGTCTTCCTGAAGGTGAATCAGTAGAAAATATCACGCTATCTACAGCTATTGAATTACTTTCAGCCAAAGCATCTACAAAATCTCCCCGCAAAACCACTAAATCAACTGCTACTAAATCAACTACTACTAGAGGAAAAAAGAAAGACGCAGCAAGTTAGAGGTAGGGAGCAGGGAGCAGGGGAAATTTTTTCTGTTTTCTTCCTCCCAACAACCAACAACTGACAACTGTACGGGCGAAGCATTTGGAGAACTATTTTTGGCAATGACCGATAATTTATCTTCCAAATGCTTCGCCCCTACTGACAACTGACAACTGACAACTGACAACTGACTCCCAAACTTCTATTCCCTATCACCAATTACCCATTACTAATTAAGGATGTGATAATCTAATAAGTAAGGGAGAACACAAAATTAGAATTTCCTAGTAGCATATATCATACTTATGGAAATGTGTCAACCTTTTTGTAGTCTAAAGGTGTGATAATACGCCAGTTTCTGCGACCCGGTTAAAAAAAATTGAGGTACTATCTCAGGAGCCGTCAGTTTAATGGATTATATAGAAAAGGTACTGGAAAAGCTGAAAGAATTAGCGCGAAAGTTAATTGATAGCCTGCTCGGTCCAGAGGCTGAACCCGAACCGGAACTGATTCCGATTCCTGTACATGAACGTTCTAGGCGACGACGCTAAAATATTGAAGGTGTGAGAGTTGAATTTGCCAGCTTTAAGTATTCTTGTGCTGCACGGTCCAAATCTAAATTTGCTAGGACTCAGAGAACCGGGAATTTATGGTTCTTTAACTTTAGCAGAAATTAATCGCTTGTTAGAGTCTAAAGCAATGGAACTACAAGCCGAAATGTTGCCCGTGCAGTCAAATCATGAAGGGGTTTTAGTAGATGCTATACACGGGGCATTAGGAAAGCATCAGGGGATTGTCATTAATGCTGGGGCTTACACTCATACTAGTGTAGCTTTGAGGGATGCGATCGCTGCCGTTAATTTACCTACTGTCGAAGTACATCTAAGTAATATTTATCGTCGGGAAGATTTCCGCCATCATTCTTATATCGCACCAGTGGTAATTGGCCAAATCAGTGGCTTTGGCGCTCAAAGTTATTTGTTAGGCTTACAAGCACTGGTGTACCATTTAAGGCAGTAATTAGGTGACAGGTGACAGGGAAGAAGAAGTAATTACCAATTACCAATTACCAATCACCGATTAAAAATTATGCGTTATTCTCTTGTGAATCGGGTTAGGGGAACTTTTCTGGGAGCTTTCTTGGGAGAGGGTTTATCTAGCCAGAATAGTTTTAAATTGGGTGAAATTGCGGTTTTGGGGACGGAAAGTTTAATCAGTTTGGGCAGGTTAGATGTAGATGACTGGTTAAAGCGTCAAGAACAAGCAGGTATTGAATTAGAAACAAATATTAATTTCTGGGGACAAATAATTCTCGCTACATTACCAGTGGCGATTTTTTTTCATGACAATACCGATAGAATGCGAGAAAATATTTTAGCCGTGCAAAGGATATTCAATGGGCAAAATGAGCCGATGATCAGAGATGCTAGTTTAATTATAGGATATGCGATCGCTCAATCCCTGAATGAAAAACTTAACCCCCACAGCCTGATTTCGGAAACAGTGAGTTTTTTAGATAAAACATCAACTTTATTACCACAAGAATTAATAAAAGTCAATAATTTATTAAAAAAAGGGGCGGGACTAGAAACAGCACAAAGGGAATTGAGTAGTCCAGAAAAATTAATTAGCAATATTGGTTTAGCTTTTTACTGCTTTGGGAGTACATTAGAAGACTTTCCCCTGACCGTATTAAGAGCTAATCAAAATCACAATTTTGCCAATCAAAATATTACAGGTGCAATTGCTGGAGCATTATCAGGCGCGTATAACAGTACAGTTGGTATACCTGTAAATTGGCAAATTTCTCCGTCAGTCACTAACTCCCCGGCTTGGGGACTTGAGAGTTTTGCCCAAATGTTCACATTAGCCGATACAATGATGGCGGTGTGGTCTGGAGTATATGACTTGAGCGATAATTGCGGCGAATTTGTGGACACAGGATATACTATCTTTGCTGCTCCTCATATTATCCGTAGACGTTGAAATGATCTGATTCAGCAAAGGTCAAATGGGAACTGCTATCACTCCCTAACTTTTTATCCAGCTAGAGTGGCGTTCGCGGTAGCATGGCGGAGACATCAGCCATATTTGGGGTATTTCGCGGAAGGAAAGATGAAAACGCAGCGATTTTTGCAATCCTTGAGCCAGCAACTGAGGCAATGGCAGCGGCAGTATAAAGTGCTATTCCGAAAAGGAAAGTATCAGCATAAACTGCATGGGAATTTTCTAAAAAATCTACTTCTGTATTTATCAGCAAATAGTCATCAAGGAAAACAAGGCAAACAGAGACAGACACAACAATCAACTGTTAAATTAGTTAAGAAAACTCGTGGTATTGATAAATTTATTCTTCTATGGATACATCAAAAACGCTCTTCAATAATTTTGGTATTGGCAATCTTATCACTCACAAGTGTAATGGGACATGGTTTATATAACCAACCAAGAATAAAAGTTGATAATATTGCTTTACAAACATTTACTGCTCCTTTCACAGATGATGTTGAAGATCAGCAAGAAACAGAACAGAAACGAAAAGATGCTATAGATAAATCTGTGCCTGTTCTCATGATTGATAACCATATAAATGAACAAATTAATGAACAGGTGGAAAAATTTTTAGATACAACTAATGAACTTAGGGATATAGTTGACGGGTTTCCATTTTTTGATCCTGCCGTTTTATCAATTTCTATTCAACGTTATCTTAGGACTTTTCCTGAATCAGAATGGCAAAAGCTGAAAGTAACTTTAGAAAATAATAGAAAACAAAATTTAAAAAAGCAAAATTCAAAATTTTTGTTGTCTCCACAAATATCATCAAATTTTCCGGTATTGCAATTGTCTAAACCTTTTCCTATTTATGGAAAGCAGAGTGATGAAGCTAGTTTTATTCAAGCATTATCAGAACTAGAAGCTTATCAATTTACTGGATCAGAATCTAATTTTTCAGCATTGATTACCAAAATCTCTCAAGTTAGACAAAAATATAATCAAGCAATTGAGAAAGCATCACAAATAGAAACTGGACAACTTAAAAATTTTTATACAGAACCTATTGTTTTAGATTTAACTGATGATGATTGGTTAAAAACACAAGATGGGATTCATAAAATTGCCGAGCGAATTCTTGCCCAAGGTATATATGCTGGATTACCTAAAACTATTTTGAATAATGCAGTTAATTTGCAAGTGCAATCATCTGTACCTAGTGAAGCTGAACCCCTAGCAACAAAATTATTATTAGCCGTACTACAACCAAATATTAAACAAGACGAAGCCCAAACAGAACAACAAGGTGAACTGGTAGCTAATCAAATACCATCTGTAATGATCCGGGTGAAAAAAGCAGAGGTAATTGTTAGTAAAGGAGAAAAAATTACTAAATGGAAATTTCAGGTATTAGAACATTATCGCCTGATTGGCCGCCAAGTGAATTGGATGGGTTTAACAATTGTCGGTATGGTTGTTACTGGAGGAATTCGGATTTTTGTCTGGATAGAAAGAAAAAGTCATAACTATTTGCGACAACGCGATCGCCTATTAGTTTTACTTCTTAGCCTCAGTGTTCCTGGAGTATTGGCAATGAGTTTACCCTATACTACTTGGAGTGCTATTGGTTTATTATTAGGCAGTTTCTATGGACCAACTGTAGGGATAACAGTAGTGGGGTTATTGTCGCTGATACTCCCAATTACCACAGATACAAATATTCTGGTATTGTTGGCTGGGGCTATGGGGGGAATGTTAAGTAGTTATGTCGCTCATAGATTGCGATCGCGTGAAGAATTAGCATTATTAGGTGTTGTCTCTGCCTTAACCCAAGGTGGTGTATTCTTACTATTAAAAATCCTCACAGGTGGGGTATTTGGTTCGGGTTGGTATATCTTCCAAGAAGCAGGTTTGTTTGCTGTATCTGGCTTGTCTTGGAGTATTGTGGCTTTGGGTTTAAGTCCTTATTTAGAAACATTATTTGATGTGATTACTCCTATCCGCTTGGCAGAATTAGCTAATCCCAACCGCCCATTATTAAAGCGACTAGCTACGGAAACTCCAGGAACTTTTCAACATACTTTATTAGTGGCAACTCTAGCTGAAGCTGCGGCTAAACAATTGGGATGTAATGTAGAATTAGTTAGGGCGGGAACTCTGTATCATGATATTGGCAAAATGCACGATCCTTTGGGATTTATTGAAAATCAAATTGGCAGTCCCAATAAACATGAAACAGAAATTCAAGATCCTTGGAAAAGTGCCGAATTGATTAAAAAGCACGTGACGGAAGGGGTAGTAATGGCGAAGAAACACAGTTTACCAACGGCAATTCAGGCTTTTATTCCCGAACATCAAGGCACAATGGCGATCGCTTATTTTTATCACCAAGCCCAACAAATAGCCCAAAAAAATCCCCATATCATCCTAGATAAAGCAGATTTTTGTTATGATGGTCCTATCCCCCAATCACGGGAAACAGGAATCGTCATGTTAGCGGATTCTTGTGAAGCCGCATTACGCAGTCTTAAAGATGCAACTCCAGAAAAAGCATTGAATATGCTGAATAATATTCTCAAAGCAAAATGGCAAGATGAACAATTAATAGATTCAGGCTTGACAAGAGAAGAAATGCCAAAAATTGCCCAAATATTTGTGGATGTTTGGCAACAATTTCAT is a window encoding:
- the topA gene encoding type I DNA topoisomerase; translation: MSTLVIVESPTKARTIRNYLPKDYVVEASMGHVRDLPQSASEIPAAVKGEKWAQLGVNVEADFEPIYVVPKDKKKIVTQLKEALKGVTELILATDEDREGESISWHLYQLLKPKVPTKRMVFHEITKEAIQKALKDCRNIDEQVVRAQETRRILDRLVGYTLSPLLWKKIAWGLSAGRVQSVAVRLLVIKERQRRDFHEGTYWDLKASLEQEKSPFSAVLVTLGGTKVATGSDFDSTTGRITAGRNVVLLNEEEAEALKARLEGKTWTVADMEERPVTRKPAPPFTTSTLQQESNRKLRLSARDTMRVAQNLYEQGYITYMRTDSVHLSDQAITAARACVEQKYGKQYLSPQPRQYTTKSKGAQEAHEAIRPAGSSFRTPQDTGLAGREFAVYDLIWKRTVASQMADSRQTQVTVQIQVEDAGFRSSGKRIDFPGYLRAYVEGSDDPEAALEDQEVILPALKVGDHPKCNELEAVGHETQPPARYTEATLVKTLESEGIGRPSTYASIIGTIIDKDYAQLVNNALIPTFTAFAVTDLLEKHFPDIVDPSFTSKMEQTLDEISTGEAQWLPYLKKFYLGEQGLETLVKERETEIDASKARTVELENLDAKVRIGKYGPYIEVTNGEEVITASIPKNLTPADLNPKQVEILLKQKISGPDQLGRHPETGEPIYIKLGTYGPYVQLGDKTEENPKPKQASLLKGVTPETVTLDMAVGLLSLPRALGTHPETGGKVQASLGRFGPYVVHDQGKEGKDYRSLKSTDDVLTISLNRALELLAEPKKGRAAAKSKSKEALRELGTHPEDESPVNIYDGPYGPYIKHGKTNASLPEGESVENITLSTAIELLSAKASTKSPRKTTKSTATKSTTTRGKKKDAAS
- the aroQ gene encoding type II 3-dehydroquinate dehydratase gives rise to the protein MPALSILVLHGPNLNLLGLREPGIYGSLTLAEINRLLESKAMELQAEMLPVQSNHEGVLVDAIHGALGKHQGIVINAGAYTHTSVALRDAIAAVNLPTVEVHLSNIYRREDFRHHSYIAPVVIGQISGFGAQSYLLGLQALVYHLRQ
- a CDS encoding ADP-ribosylglycohydrolase family protein; the protein is MRYSLVNRVRGTFLGAFLGEGLSSQNSFKLGEIAVLGTESLISLGRLDVDDWLKRQEQAGIELETNINFWGQIILATLPVAIFFHDNTDRMRENILAVQRIFNGQNEPMIRDASLIIGYAIAQSLNEKLNPHSLISETVSFLDKTSTLLPQELIKVNNLLKKGAGLETAQRELSSPEKLISNIGLAFYCFGSTLEDFPLTVLRANQNHNFANQNITGAIAGALSGAYNSTVGIPVNWQISPSVTNSPAWGLESFAQMFTLADTMMAVWSGVYDLSDNCGEFVDTGYTIFAAPHIIRRR
- a CDS encoding HD family phosphohydrolase, encoding MKTQRFLQSLSQQLRQWQRQYKVLFRKGKYQHKLHGNFLKNLLLYLSANSHQGKQGKQRQTQQSTVKLVKKTRGIDKFILLWIHQKRSSIILVLAILSLTSVMGHGLYNQPRIKVDNIALQTFTAPFTDDVEDQQETEQKRKDAIDKSVPVLMIDNHINEQINEQVEKFLDTTNELRDIVDGFPFFDPAVLSISIQRYLRTFPESEWQKLKVTLENNRKQNLKKQNSKFLLSPQISSNFPVLQLSKPFPIYGKQSDEASFIQALSELEAYQFTGSESNFSALITKISQVRQKYNQAIEKASQIETGQLKNFYTEPIVLDLTDDDWLKTQDGIHKIAERILAQGIYAGLPKTILNNAVNLQVQSSVPSEAEPLATKLLLAVLQPNIKQDEAQTEQQGELVANQIPSVMIRVKKAEVIVSKGEKITKWKFQVLEHYRLIGRQVNWMGLTIVGMVVTGGIRIFVWIERKSHNYLRQRDRLLVLLLSLSVPGVLAMSLPYTTWSAIGLLLGSFYGPTVGITVVGLLSLILPITTDTNILVLLAGAMGGMLSSYVAHRLRSREELALLGVVSALTQGGVFLLLKILTGGVFGSGWYIFQEAGLFAVSGLSWSIVALGLSPYLETLFDVITPIRLAELANPNRPLLKRLATETPGTFQHTLLVATLAEAAAKQLGCNVELVRAGTLYHDIGKMHDPLGFIENQIGSPNKHETEIQDPWKSAELIKKHVTEGVVMAKKHSLPTAIQAFIPEHQGTMAIAYFYHQAQQIAQKNPHIILDKADFCYDGPIPQSRETGIVMLADSCEAALRSLKDATPEKALNMLNNILKAKWQDEQLIDSGLTREEMPKIAQIFVDVWQQFHHKRIAYPKSKAGNL